The nucleotide sequence AAGAAAAGTCCAGAGAGTCATGCAAACGACGGTATAGCTTTAGCTAGCTTTCATTTCTTAGATTACTTACCTTTTCAGACAACCAATTCCCATGGACACCAATGGCGAGGAAAGGTTAACTTAACAACGGCTATGTTTGCCGTGATCAAAAGACCTCCTGTCAGTCGTCGTCAACTCCATCTAATGGTTCCCGCTAAAAGAGGAGTAAGACGAAAATATGGAGGAACTACTACAAAGTTCGGTTTGAGAAAAGGCGACTTAGTTCATTCCCCAAAAGGAATAGGCTTTGTCAGTGGACAGACCGAAAAACAAATATCTGTCAGCGATGCTAACTGGCGACGGTTAGGACAGATAAGCTCTAGACTATGTACATTAATTCGGCGTTCTACCGGTTTAATTGTTAGTTGCTAGAAAATATAAAGCCGTCCGACCCTTCGCGCTCTGGACGGGGTTTCAAACCCAAATTTTTGATGAGGTTGTTTTATGAAAAGAGTTTTAGCGATTATTCTAGGAGGAGGCGCAGGTACTCGTCTCTATCCACTAACCAAGCTGCGCGCCAAACCCGCGGTACCTTTAGCCGGAAAGTATCGTCTCATTGATATACCCGTCAGTAACTGCATCAACTCAGAAATTAGCAAAATTTACGTTCTAACTCAATTTAACTCAGCTTCCTTAAATCGCCACTTAAGCCGCACCTATAACTTTTCTAGCTTTAGTGAAGGCTTTGTCGAAGTATTAGCCGCCCAACAAACCGTAGAAAATCCTAGTTGGTTCCAAGGAACAGCAGACGCGGTGCGACAGTATCTTTGGCTATTTAGAGAATGGGATATTGACGAATATCTTATCCTCTCAGGCGATCATCTCTATCGCATGAACTATGCTGAGTTCATTGAGCGTCACCGAGATACTAAAGCCGATATTACCCTCTCGGTGGTTCCCATCGACGAAAAACGTGCCTCAAGCTTTGGCTTAATGAAAATTGACGACAATGGTAGAATAGTAGACTTTTCCGAAAAGCCCAAAGGAGAAGCACTCAAACAGATGCAAGTAGATACCACCGTACTGGGTTTAACTCCAGAAGAAGCACAAAAAAGTCCTTATATTGCTTCCATGGGTATCTACGTCTTTAACAAAAAAGTCATGGCAGATTTGTTGGAATATAGTCCAGAACAAACTGATTTCGGAAAAGAGATTATCCCCTCCGCGGCTAATAAATACAATCTGCAAGCCTTCTTATTTCAAGACTATTGGGAAGATATCGGAACCATCGAATCATTCTATGAAGCTAATCTGGCTCTAACTCAGCAGCCTTTGCCTCCTTTTAGCTTTTATGACGAAAAAGCTCCCATTTACACCCGTTCTCGTTATTTACCTCCCACCAAACTCCTAGATTGCCATGTCACTGAATCTATGATTGGAGAAGGATGCATCATCAAGCAGTGTCACATTAATCACTCGGTTTTAGGAATTCGTAGCTTAATTGAAACTAATTGCATTATAGAAGATACCCTAATTATGGGGGCTGACTATTACGAACCTTTCCTAGAGCGGCAAGAAAATTTACAACATGGTAAAATACCAGTAGGTATCGGTAAAAATAGCATCATTCGTCGTGCTATTGTCGATAAAAACGCTCGCATCGGTAGCAACGTTCAGATTATTAACAAAGATCGCGTAGAAGAAGCCAACCGTGAAGAACAAGGGTTTTTTATCCGTAGTGGTATTGTCGTAATCTTGAAAAACGCAGTAATTACTGACAATACGGTTATCTGAACTCCAGCAATAAAGAACTCCCGTCTTGGTTAAGGCGGGAATTTCTGACCCCACCTTTTTAGAAAATCATGAGTCAAAACCAAGAAGTAATTAAAATTGTCAGCGATAATCGTCAAGCCCGCTTTTTATACGAAATTTTAGAAACCTACGAAGCAGGAGTACAACTAACGGGAACAGAAGTCAAATCAATTCGCGCAGGAAAAGTTAATCTACGAGATGGTTATGGTTTAATTCGTAACGGTGAAGCTTGGTTGATTAATATTCACATCTCCGGGTATGAAGCCAGTGGAGCTTATTTTAATCATGAACCGCGCCGCAGTCGCAAGTTACTATTACATCGTCGCGAAATCAGTAAATTAATCGGTCAAATCGAACAAAAGGGTTTGACTCTCGTCCCGTTGAAAATGTATATCAAAGGCAATTGGATCAAAATTAGTCTCGGTTTAGGTAAAGGTAAAAAACTCCACGACAAACGGGAAACTATTAAGAGACGTGAAGATCAAAGAGACATGGAGCGAGCTTTAAAGCGTTAATCCCGCGACGGAGTAATCACACCAAAACTAGCGACAATTGCCACCAAAAACCACCAGATAGTATTAACTTGGGGACGATACCAGATCACATCCACTAGTCCCTGCACCAACATACCCACTAAACCCGCCATAGCCCCCATTAACCAGAATCCTCTCACACAACGCGTAAGATTTAGCCGTTGTAGATTGGTAAGACCTCGGTAGAAGATTGTAGCTATCAACACTAAAAAACTAGCTAGCCCAATCAAACCCATTTCCACCGTCATTTCTAGATAAATCGAGTAAGCCCCCAAAGAGGTAAAATTAGGACGCATATACAGGGGATAAATCTCGTTAAAGGCTTGATTTCCTGGTCCTATTCCCAATATAGGGTAATCTCGAATCATCTCTATTACAGCACCCCAGACGTTGAGACGAAAATTATTACTACTATCTTCTCTTCCTGCAAAAATACTCAATAAACGCAGACGCAAAGATTCTACCCGGAAAAAAGCAATTGTACCCGTAAGTGCGATCGCACTCGGCACTATAGGAATGATCCAAAGACGACCCCATTGAGGAAGAAATTGAAAATACCAATAGTACAGGAAGCAGAAAAAAGTCACCAATAACCCCGCCAATGCTAACCACCCCCCACGACTAGAGGTAAAGTACAGACAAGCTGAATTAAGCACAAATATCGTTACTGCTAATGCTTTCCCCCACCAACCTCTCCAAACGAAAATCGCACCCAAACTTAGGGCGATCGCTCCTAATAAATACCCCGCTAGTAAATTAGGATTGCCCAGATAACTATAAACTCGCGTACTTTGAGCTAGAGGGGAATCGGGGTCATTCCAAGTCGCTAGAGCATCTGCTCCAAAAATTCGCTGCCGTACTCCATATATACTTACTATTAAAGATGTATGTAGGAATATAGTAATTAACCAAGAACATAAACGAGGAGAACGAAGCACTTGCGCACTTAGAGCAAACATCATTAAGTAAAGAGTTAGCTTGATCCACCCATCTAAAGCCGCTGTTTTTACCGGAGAAAAAGCAGTAGCTACCGTGGCGATCGCCCAATACAAAAACACTAGTTGAGCGATTCCCCCACTATCGATCTTTTCCCTCTCACACAGGGTTAATACCAGCCAGAAAAACCCGACCCCTACTAACAACAATCCCACAATCCCATTAGAAACAAAAGGAGCCAATCCTAATACTAAAGCTAACAATAAAGCCCCCAAAGGTTTCGACCATCGCCACACCCAAGAGCTTTCTTTCCAACTTGCCAAACTGCCAATCAAACGACCCGTTAAACTAGCACGAATCCAATCATCACTCACAAAATTCATAACTATGTTGCCAATATTTTCGGTAACTTCAAGATATACTGATAATGGAAATCTTGACAACTCTGAACCAAAATTTCCCCCTCTTGTAATTCCGCTAAATAGCAACTTAAGAACAATTCTAGCAGTTGAGTATAATAATCTTTAAAATGTTCCGTTTCTTGGATTATCTTCGCTAAGCTGCTCGCTTTTAGCTTACGACCTTGCCACAATAGCTCTAGTTCTTGTTTTTGCCCAAGCCAAAAATTTGTCCCTGGTTGTTGGTTATTAACTAAACTAATAGCTATATCAATAGTTTTCTTTTGATAAGAAATACTCATATTTAATTGATATCTATTATCTTTAACTTCTAAAAAACTTAATGATAAATAGTAAAGAGTCTGGCGCAACTTTTTTTGATCTAGTAAATACAGAAATTCATTTTTTTCGCTTAAAATCTCTAAATCAATCCAATTTTTTAAACGAATAATTATATCTTGAGCCACCATACTTGGAGCTGTGGGACTTAGCTTTACCTGTTGTAAATCCTCAGACTCTAAATTGAGCTCTTCTATAGATTCTATCAGGGAAGCCAGGCTATAACCACTTTTATGAATTATTTCTAGATAGTTTTGCTGTTTCTCATTTAAAGGACCATAGTTTTGATTTTTTAAAACACTAGACATCCCAATCACACTAGTCAAAGGCGCGCGCAACTTTTCGGTAATTTCCTGGAAAAATTTGACTTGAAAAATATCAATTATATTTTTAACACCCGTTTTGAAATCTACTTGATGTTGACAAAAATACTTAGTTTCTAGCTCTCGCAAACACCATCTAGCCGTCAAGGCTAAAAATTCTTGATTCTTGAGGCTAAATTGATGGGGAACTAAATCCATTACCGCTAAAGTACCTAAACAATGCCCCGTACTAGTAATCAGGGGAGTACCTAAATAGGAACGAATACCATAATCTTTAACCAGTGAGAGATCAGCATATAAAGGATTAACTAGAGTATCTTCAATAATTAAGCATTGCTCACTATCAATCACATGAGCACAAAAAGAATCTTGTCTCCAAATTCTGCGCTCTTGTGCAAGAGGATTCATAAACCCCAATTTAGCTAAACCTAACGTCGACTTGAGCCAAAGATGATCACTGAGCATTAAGCCTAGAAAACAAATAGGGATTTCTAGAAAACGAGCAACCATTTGAGTCGCCTCTTCACAAACAGGAATAGTTTCCGGTGTAAGTAAATTGAGTTTTTTTAAGATATTCAAACGTTCTTGCTCTCTTTCATAGGAAAAGAGCCGTTGATCAGCGTTATTCATCTCAACTCCCAACTTGAGCAGTGCCTTTGAGGTTAAGAGCACAGGAAAAAACCTTTAATTCTAGTGCTACTATACATAGCTTTCCCTAATTTTTCCAAGAATGAACATATTTAGCAAAAATTATAAATAGCGAGTTAGTTGCACACGGTAGCGTTCCTTTTTCGTAATCGCCACTTCTCCAACCTGTAATCTGCCTTTTCCCTGAAAAGAAATCAGATCCCCTGAATGCAGTTGGTAACTAGGGCTACTGACTTCTTTCCAATTGACGCGCACATCTCCAGAGCTGATCGCTTCAGCCATTTTACTCCGAGACAAACCAAATCCCGCCGAGGCGATCGCATCTAAACGCATAGAAGCCTCCACCGTCTGAATCTCTTTAGTTTTCGCCGGAGTAATTTTGAGCTCACCGACTGCTATAGGCTTAGTTTGCACAGAAACTGATCGCACTTGTACCACAGTTCCACACAAGAAATCCACCATTTCCGGTACAACAATCACCTGAGCGCCTCTTTCTCCCAAGACGATGATATCCCCGATTTTGTCTCTAACTATGCCCGTACCCAAGATAGCCCCCAGAAAGTCCCTGTGGGTGGCCACATCGAACAAAAAGTTACCTTCAATTTTTAAAACAGCTAATTCTACTACTTCTGTATCTATAGGTACTTCCGTTCTTCCTAAACCCAGACGCTGGCGCTCTGCTTGAGGATATCCCCCCCAGGCTAAACAGTGTAACTCAGTCAAATCGGTAAATAGAGGTAATGCTTCTACTAAAATGGTAGGAGAGAGAAAATCGGTAAGTACTATTGACCAAGTTTTCCAAGCTTGCTCAGACAGATCCAGAATGCGGGCGATCTCCTCGCGATTTTCGACTCTTTTTAAGATTTCTGCTCGGGGTAACATTTATGAATTCTTCTCTTTTGTTCCATCTCGCTATTCCTATCAATGATACTGTGAAAGCCAAGACTTTTTATCATCAAGGTTTAGGTTGCGATCTTGGTAGAGAAAATGCCAGTGCGATTATTTTTAATTTCCATGGTCATCAGTTAGTGGCTCATATGACTAAACAAGCATTAGTTCCCCAGTCAGGTATATACCCCCGACACTTTGGTTTAATTTTTGCTAATGAAGTTGATTGGTCCAACCTCTTGACTAGAGCAAACGCTCAATCTCTGCAGTTTTATCAACAGCCGAAACTGCGTTTTCCCGGAGAATTCACCGAACACCGCACCTTTTTCCTAGAAGATCCTTTTTATAATCTCCTTGAATTTAAGTACTACCGTCACCATGAGGCAGTTTTTGGAGGAAGGGAACTTAATGCCATAGGCGATCGCTAATCATCCAGAGGTTCCGATAGTGCTTCAGCTAGCGCTTTTAATACCCGGCGATCGCTTAATAACCAAGAATGAAATAAAACTGGTATTTGTTGTTCTTTACCTATACCCATCCGACTGCTTCTAGCAGGGACGATCATCAAATCGTAGTCACTCCATAGAGTAGTTACCCGGAGGTTTTTGAGCAGTTCCTGGCGATCTTGGTTCAATTCCTTAAGAAAAGTACAGTCTGGGCGCATTTGACAGATTCCTTGGTTGGGTAAAAGATAAGCCGTTACCGTCCCTTGGTTGGGCGTACCAATATTAATATAGCGCTTAACCCTGTTAATTCCTCCCAATCGCTGCAGATAGTATCTAGTCACGATTCCACCCATGCTAAAACCAACTAAATCAATGCTTTGCTCAGGTTTAAAGGTTGTTTCTATATAATATTGTACCTGCTGGGCTAGAATCTCGAGTTTTTGGTTACCCCTATTGGGATTTAAATTTAATCTGTATACCGACCAACCTAAACTAGTTAAATAATCAGCCATTTGCTCAAAGACGGTTACTGTGTCGTTGAGACCGTGAATTAGCACAACAGGATTAATTGGAGACATCTGATAAATTTTTATGAAGAATCATTGCAAAATTTTGCTTATCTGAGAAACTATGAGTAAGAAGAAAAAGCTACAATCCCAAAGGGATCAGGTTCAATGCTCAAAAAAATACTCTCAGGTTTAAACAAGCAATCACAAAACGGTCAAGCCAAAAAAAGTAAAAACGGCTTCTACTTGGAAATAGAAGACAAAGACGCTAGTACAGATCATACCTTGGTTGAACAGAACGAGTCAACCGAAGTAGTAACAGAAGCTATAGAAGCTCCAGCAAAATCGGCACGAGCCAAAAAACAAAAAGTTGCCGCAAAAACCGAAGCTACTCAGGACTCAGACAAACCCGACTGGTTAAAACTTCTGTCTCAAAACAAACAGGAGACTCAAGCATCTACTCCTGAAGAAAGTAAGACCTTTGCTGATAAGCATTTGTTACCTATTTACACCAATAGTCGTCGTCGTCCTGGTGCCAGTCTAAGTAAATATATGGATATGGCTAGCCAAATCAAAACACCCAAAATAAAACGCTAAGATCAGTACTACCACTGTAGATACTACTGCAGTGGTTTTCACCAGTAGATGATTTCAAAAGTTTCCCTACCTTGAGATGGACAAAACTTCACACTGATATCCTTGACCACAGCCTCAGGTGGACCAGTACGACACCAATAAATAATCTTATCTACAGAAGCGCGATCGCCCTCAAAAACCGCTTCAACCCCACTGTTGGGCAAATTACGGACCCAACCCTTGATCTTCAAATTGCGCGCCTGTTGATGGGTAAAAAAACGATAGCCCACACCTTGAACTCTACCTGAAATTACAACGTGAGCGCAGATCCTTTCCTCGGACTGAGAATCCATGAAAACTTACTTGATCCCTAATTTAGTTAAAACTGGTCGAGTCGAAACAACGTGACGGTCTAAACCCAACTTTTCTGGAGGGATACCCAAAGCTAGACCGACTAATTGAGGTAAATGTAAAACAGGTAACCCAAGATCCTGTCCGGTAACTTTTTCTACCTCTGGTTGTCTTGAATCTAAATTGAGATGACACAAAGGACAAGGAGTGACCAGACAATCAGCCCCAGCTGCTTTCGCTTCAGCTAGATGTTTACCTGCCATCTGAAAAGACTGGGTTGTAGCGTAGCTAGAAAGGGGCCAACCACAACACTGGGTTCTACCCTGATAGTAAATTGGGTTAGCCCCAACCGTGCGAAAGACATTTTCTAAAGACTCAGGAGCAAAAGGATTATCATAGGGTAAGTGCTTTTGTCCCCGCAGCAAATAACAACCGTAGAAAGCCGCGCAATTGAGACCTTGGAGTTGACGCGTTACTTTAGCTGATAAAGCCTCCAAACCATAATCTCCTACCAAAACCCAAAGTAAATGTTTAACCTCCGTCGAACCGCGGTAGGCATGACATTGTTCCCGACTCAGAAAACTATTAACTTCAGCTAAATAAGCAGGATCATCCCGTTGAGCCGCTTTGAGTCGCTCATCTACGTGACCAATAACCCCCTGACAAGTACTACAATGAGTCATCATGGGTAGATTAAGAGATTCAGCCAAAGCCAGATTACGAGCGTTGACAGTATCTTCCAATAATTGAGAATCCTCTTTGTAGGTACCAGAGCCACAGCACGCTGCCTGTTTGAGTTCGATCAACTCAATACCCAAAGCCTTAGTTAAAGCATCCGTAGATAAATACAGTTCCCGACAAGCACCTTGGGCGACACAGCCTGGAAAATAAGCGTATTGAAGCATAGATTTAATTAGAGTGAAAACTGGATTGTTGTTTTGAGACCTTTTTCAGATATGATATAAAAATGCTTATCCTTAAGGATATCATTAAAAACTCTTGAATTAGATAAAGCCAGTTTAGTTTCAGTTGTAGGAGAAAATCGAAACCGATGAGCCAAGAAATTTTTGACCGAGTAAAAAAGGTAGTAATCGAAAAATTAGAGGTAGAACCAGAGCAAGTCAAAGCAGAATCTAACTTCGCCAACGATTTAGGTGCAGACTCTCTAGACCAAGTAGAATTAATTATGGCTTTAGAAGAAGAATTTGACATAGAAGTAAGCGATGAAGCAGCAGAGCAACTCGATACCGTAGGAAAAGTAGTAGAGCATATTAGCGAAAAAGCACCAGTGTAAAAGCTACTTTTGTGGAAAATACTCCCCCATCTGCTACCTGAAGTAAAAAGTGCCCTTAAATCAAATATAAAGAAATGACCAATTTACAACTGAAACGAGTTGTGGTAACGGGACTAGGTGCAATTACCCCCATCGGCAACAACCTCACGGAATACTGGGAAGGCTTACTAAGTGGTCGGAGCGGTATAGGAACGATCACGTTATTCGATGCCTCGCAACACGCGTGTAAGATTGCAGGAGAAGTCAAAGGATTTGATCCCAACGAATACATCGATCGCAAAGAAGCCAAGCGGATGGATCGCTTCTCTCAATTCGCCGTAGCAGCGAGTCAACAAGCTCTAGCCGACGCGGGATTGGTAATTAATGACCTCAACGGGGAACAGGTGGGAGCAGCCATAGGGACAGGAATAGGAGGACTACAAGTTTTAGAAACTCAACACGAGATCTGCTTAACACGCGGACCTAGTAGATGCAGTCCTTTTATGATACCCATGATGATCGCCAATATGGCAGCAGCACAAGTAGCAATTCAAACGGGAGCGAGAGGTCCCAACGCCTGCCCAGTGACAGCTTGCGCCGCGGGTTCTCACGCTATCGGAGACGCGTATCGTTTGATACAAAGAGGTTACGTCAAAGCGATGATCTGTGGTGGAACCGAAGCCGCGATTACCCCTCTGTCCGTAGCCGGTTTTAGCTCAGCCAAAGCCCTGTCCCTAAGGAACGAAGCACCAACCGAAGCAAGTAGACCCTTTGACCGCGATCGCGATGGCTTCGTCATGGGAGAAGGCAGCGGTATACTCATTCTCGAAGAACTAGAACAAGCTCTAGTTAGGAGCGCCCCAATCTACGCAGAAATAGTAGGTTATGGTCTCAGTTGTGATGCTTATCACATGACAGCCCCCGCCCCAGAAGGTCGAGGCGCCACTCGTTCCATGGAATTAGCCTTAGCCGACGCCGCTCTAAAACCCGAGGAAGTAGACTACATCAACGCTCACGGTACAAGTACCCACGCCAACGACATCAACGAAACCAAAGCGATCAAAAAAACCTTTGGTCAACACGCCTATCAGTTAGCCATAAGCTCAACTAAATCCATGACAGGACATCTCCTCGGAGGTTCCGGAGGAATAGAAGCGGTGGCCGCGGTAATGGCGATTCACCAAGGTCAAATACCACCCACCATTAATCTACACAATCTGGATCCAGAATGTGATTTAGATTACGTTCCCTTCAAAAGCCGCTCTCAAACAGTAGAAGTAGCTTTATCCAACTCTTTTGGATTTGGTGGCAATAATGCAACCTTAATCTTCAAAAAATATTAATCTCAAGCAGGGGAAAATCTCGAGAAGAACCCCCAACAGTGAGATGATAAAAACTAATATCTTATCGTAAATTTAAATCAAAACAGATTATGGTTGTTCAAACCCAGTCACTCGAAGAACTCTGTATCAATGCTATTCGTTTTCTAGCCATAGACGCCGTAGAAAAAGCTAACTCCGGTCACCCCGGCTTACCCATGGGAGCAGCTCCTATGGCTTTTGTTCTGTGGGATCGCTTTCTGCGCTTTAACCCTAAAAACCCCAAATGGTTAAACCGCGATCGCTTCGTCCTTTCCGCAGGACACGGCTGTATGCTACAATACGCACTATTATATCTTACTGGGTACGACAGCGTTAGTCTCGAAGACATCAAACAATTCCGTCAATGGAACTCGAAAACCCCCGGTCATCCAGAAAACCATGTTACCGCGGGTATAGAAGTAACCACCGGACCCCTGGGACAGGGAATAGCCAACGGCGTCGGTTTCGCCATGGCAGAAGCCCATCTAGCCGCAACCTTTAACAAGCCAGATTTTCCCATGATCGACCATTACACCTACGTTATCCTAGGGGATGGGTGTAACATGGAAGGTATCTCTGGTGAAGCTTGCTCCCTCGCAGGTCACCTGGGTTTAGGCAAACTCATCGCCCTCTACGACGATAACCACATCTCCATCGATGGCTCCACCGACCTATCTTTTACCGAAGACGTGGGTAAACGTTACGAAGCCTACGGCTGGCACGTACAACACGTAGAAAACGGTAATACAGACTTAGCAGCGATTGAGAAAGCGATCGCCGCAGCTAAAGCCGTCACGGATAAACCCTCCCTGATTAAGGTAACTACCCTAATCGGTTACGGTTCTCCCAACAAAGCCGACAGTCACGACGTTCATGGTTCCCCCCTGGGTAAAGACGAGATTAAAGCGACTCGCCAAAACCTAGGTTGGTCTTACCCCGAATTCGAAGTCCCATCTGAAGTACTAGATCATTTTCGTAAAGCCGTAGATAGGGGTGCTACCTATCAAGAGGAATGGGAGCAACTGTTCCAGAACTATCAAGCCCAATATCCTGAAGAAGCGGCTCTACTCAGTCGTATGCTCACAGGTAAACTCCCCGAAGGCTGGGAAAAAGCTTTACCTACCTATACACCCGAGAGTAAAGCAGACGCCACCCGCAACCAATCGGGCGCTACCCTCAACGCCTTAGCAGGGGTTTTACCCGAGTTATTCGGAGGCTCCGCCGATTTAGCCCCATCTAACAAGACACTACTAAAAGGTTACGGAGACTTCCAAAAAGGTCAATATCAAAACCGCAACCTACGTTTCGGTGTACGTGAACACGGTATGGGTGCTATCTGTAACGGTATCGCTCTCCATGGCTCGGGTTTAATTCCCTACGGCGCTACTTTCCTCGTCTTTACCGACTATATGCGCAACTCCATCCGTCTTTCTGCCATATCAGAAGCGGGAGTAATTTGGGTGATGACCCACGATTCGGTAGCTTTAGGAGAAGATGGACCCACTCACCAACCCGTCGAACATATCGCCTCTTTGCGTGCTATACCACAGCTTGTAGTTATGCGTCCTGCAGATGGCAACGAAACCTCAGGAGCCTATAAAGTCGCCGTAGAAAATCGGCACCGTCCTACTCTTTTGGCTCTATCACGTCAAAATCTACCCAATTTAGCGGGAAGTTCCATCGAAGCCACCGCTAAAGGCGCCTATATCCTCAATGATTGTGAGGGAACACCAGAACTAATCTTAATTGGGACGGGAGGAGAAACCCACCTCTGCGTTGAAGCAGGAGCCCGATTGAGTCAAGAAGGGATTAAGGTACGTGTGGTTTCCATGCCCAGTTGGGAACTATTTGACATGCAAGATTCCGCTTACCGCGAATCGGTCCTACCCAAAGCAGCGACCAAGAGATTAGCCGTAGAAGCAGGTTCCAGCATGGGCTGGTGTCGTTACGTAGGTAGTGAAGGCGATACCATCAGTATTGATCACTTCGGCGCTTCCGCACCTGGCGAGATAGTCATGGAAAAATTTGGCTATACTGTAGACAACGTCGTAAATAAAGCCAAAGCTTTGTTAGGTTAATAAATTGAAAACCCCCGGATTATCGGGGGGCCTTTTTTTATTGGTTAGCTAATTGAGCTGTTTTAACTGTCAAGTCTAAATCGCGATCGCCTCTTTTAAGGGATACCGTTAAACTTTTATCAATCCCCACTTTTTCTACTAAAGACTGTAGCTGACTACCATCGGTGATAGGCTGGTTATTGACTTTAGTAATCACATCGCCCACCCGGATACCCGCAGCTTCTGCAGGAGTATCGGGAAGAACTCTTACTACTAAGACTCCATTGGTTTCGGGAATTAAAAAGGGAGAATTAGGATCTTGGTTATTTTGTTTAGCTAATTCTGGGGTTATAGTAACCATTTGTACCCCGATGTAAGGATGAGGAACTTCTCGCCCGCTTGCTAGTATGTTTTGTAATTCCTTGGCTTTGTTAATAGGTATCGCAAAACCAATACCCATAGCATCAGCGCGAATAGCAGTATTAATA is from Gloeocapsa sp. PCC 73106 and encodes:
- the fabF gene encoding beta-ketoacyl-ACP synthase II, yielding MTNLQLKRVVVTGLGAITPIGNNLTEYWEGLLSGRSGIGTITLFDASQHACKIAGEVKGFDPNEYIDRKEAKRMDRFSQFAVAASQQALADAGLVINDLNGEQVGAAIGTGIGGLQVLETQHEICLTRGPSRCSPFMIPMMIANMAAAQVAIQTGARGPNACPVTACAAGSHAIGDAYRLIQRGYVKAMICGGTEAAITPLSVAGFSSAKALSLRNEAPTEASRPFDRDRDGFVMGEGSGILILEELEQALVRSAPIYAEIVGYGLSCDAYHMTAPAPEGRGATRSMELALADAALKPEEVDYINAHGTSTHANDINETKAIKKTFGQHAYQLAISSTKSMTGHLLGGSGGIEAVAAVMAIHQGQIPPTINLHNLDPECDLDYVPFKSRSQTVEVALSNSFGFGGNNATLIFKKY
- the tkt gene encoding transketolase, which produces MVVQTQSLEELCINAIRFLAIDAVEKANSGHPGLPMGAAPMAFVLWDRFLRFNPKNPKWLNRDRFVLSAGHGCMLQYALLYLTGYDSVSLEDIKQFRQWNSKTPGHPENHVTAGIEVTTGPLGQGIANGVGFAMAEAHLAATFNKPDFPMIDHYTYVILGDGCNMEGISGEACSLAGHLGLGKLIALYDDNHISIDGSTDLSFTEDVGKRYEAYGWHVQHVENGNTDLAAIEKAIAAAKAVTDKPSLIKVTTLIGYGSPNKADSHDVHGSPLGKDEIKATRQNLGWSYPEFEVPSEVLDHFRKAVDRGATYQEEWEQLFQNYQAQYPEEAALLSRMLTGKLPEGWEKALPTYTPESKADATRNQSGATLNALAGVLPELFGGSADLAPSNKTLLKGYGDFQKGQYQNRNLRFGVREHGMGAICNGIALHGSGLIPYGATFLVFTDYMRNSIRLSAISEAGVIWVMTHDSVALGEDGPTHQPVEHIASLRAIPQLVVMRPADGNETSGAYKVAVENRHRPTLLALSRQNLPNLAGSSIEATAKGAYILNDCEGTPELILIGTGGETHLCVEAGARLSQEGIKVRVVSMPSWELFDMQDSAYRESVLPKAATKRLAVEAGSSMGWCRYVGSEGDTISIDHFGASAPGEIVMEKFGYTVDNVVNKAKALLG